The proteins below come from a single Cannabis sativa cultivar Pink pepper isolate KNU-18-1 chromosome 3, ASM2916894v1, whole genome shotgun sequence genomic window:
- the LOC115709547 gene encoding cyclic dof factor 3, whose translation MLESKDPAITLFGMKIPLPCENEAPAVSGDDLASQPSEREVDNDDDEEPEKDSSARSVSDEDSEQEGDLCPQTDYSRNLDSIPGSSSVNPKTPSINEESSKSKLQMTDKEHGDATNTNNSQEKTLKKPDKILPCPRCNSMDTKFCYYNNYNVNQPRHFCKACQRYWTAGGTMRNVPVGAGRRKNKNSASHYRHISISEALHAARIDASSNGSHHTGLKTNGRVLSFGIDSPICDSMASVLNLADKKVLSGNRNGYYKTEGKENNGDDCSSVSSVTISNTTDETGKNCPQEPQMHNINGQRFPSVPCLPGVPWPYPWNSGVPPPAFCPPGFPMSFYPGAYWNCPVPGTWNVPWFTPQPSSPNQKSPSPGSGSNSPTLGKHSRDGDTLNSDSCENEEPPKQKNGSVLVPKTLRIDDPSEAAKSSIWATLGIKNDSISGGGMFKAFQSKTNDKKGIAETSPVLRANPAALSRSLNFHENS comes from the exons ATGCTGGAAAGTAAGGACCCGGCTATCACGCTGTTCGGAATGAAGATTCCTTTGCCGTGCGAGAACGAGGCTCCGGCTGTATCCGGTGATGATTTGGCTTCTCAGCCTTCGGAGAGAGAAGTGgacaatgatgatgatgaagaaccAGAGAAG GATTCATCAGCGAGATCAGTGAGTGATGAGGATTCAGAACAAGAAGGTGATCTTTGTCCACAAACTGACTATTCAAGAAATCTGGATTCTATACCAGGGTCATCTAGTGTCAACCCCAAGACGCCGTCCATAAATGAAGAAAGTTCCAAATCAAAACTCCAGATGACAGACAAAGAACATGGTGATGCCACCAATACTAATAACTCCCAAGAGAAAACCTTGAAGAAGCCAGATAAGATTCTTCCATGTCCTCGTTGTAATAGTATGGACACTAAATTCTGCTACTACAACAACTACAATGTCAACCAACCTCGTCATTTCTGTAAAGCTTGCCAAAGATATTGGACTGCCGGTGGCACCATGAGGAATGTCCCTGTGGGAGCAGGGCGTCGCAAGAACAAGAACTCTGCTTCCCATTACCGCCACATAAGCATTTCAGAGGCTCTTCATGCTGCCAGAATCGATGCTTCCTCGAATGGATCACACCACACTGGATTGAAAACCAATGGTAGAGTCCTCAGCTTTGGCATAGATTCCCCCATTTGTGATTCCATGGCTTCTGTTTTGAATCTTGCTGATAAGAAGGTCTTAAGTGGAAACCGAAACGGGTATTATAAAACGGAAGGTAAAGAAAACAACGGTGATGATTGCTCAAGTGTATCTTCTGTAACGATTTCAAATACAACGGATGAAACAGGCAAAAATTGCCCCCAAGAGCCTCAAATGCACAACATCAATGGCCAGAGATTCCCTTCCGTGCCATGCCTTCCTGGTGTTCCATGGCCTTATCCTTGGAATTCAGGAGTCCCTCCACCAGCTTTCTGCCCTCCAGGATTTCCCATGTCGTTTTATCCTGGAGCTTATTGGAACTGTCCTGTCCCTGGCACTTGGAACGTTCCGTGGTTTACACCACAACCTTCTTCTCCAAACCAGAAGTCTCCAAGCCCGGGTTCAGGTTCGAATTCACCTACGTTGGGAAAGCATTCGAGAGATGGAGACACTCTCAATTCAGACAGTTGTGAGAATGAAGAGCCTCCAAAGCAGAAAAATGGTAGTGTTTTGGTTCCAAAAACATTGAGAATTGACGACCCGAGTGAGGCCGCCAAGAGTTCGATATGGGCAACTCTTGGAATAAAGAATGATTCCATCAGTGGAGGAGGGATGTTCAAAGCCTTCCAGTCAAAAACTAATGACAAGAAAGGCATAGCTGAAACCTCTCCCGTACTTCGAGCTAACCCTGCAGCCTTGTCTAGATCCCTCAACTTTCATGAGAATTCCTAA